The sequence below is a genomic window from Vibrio spartinae.
GCCTGCAGCAGTGACGATTGCTGTACCGTGTTGATCATCATGAAATACGGGGACATCACAACGTTCGATGAGACGTCGTTCGATTTCAAAACAATCCGGTGCTTTGATATCTTCCAGATTTATACCACCAAAAGTATCAGCAATATTTGCGACAGTCTCGACGAACTCATCAATCGTCCGGTGCTTCACTTGAATGTCGAATGAGTCCAGACCGGCGAATCGTTTGAAAAGCAACGCTTTTCCTTCCATCACAGGTTTGGATGCCATCGGCCCCAGATTGCCTAATCCAAGGATGGCTGTCCCGTTAGAGATAACTGCGACGGTATTGCCTTTCGCCGTATACTTGTAAATATTATCGACATCCTGCGCAATCTCACGGACCGGCTCGGCAACACCGGGACTGTAGGCTAAAGCCAGATCCGCAGCGGTGTCGGCAGGTTTGGTGAGCGAGATTGCGATTTTTCCTGCGGTTGGAATGGCGTGATAATCCAAAGCTTTCTGGCGAAATGCTTTTTCGGGAGTTGAATCTTGATGGTTGTCTTCAGACATAGGATCGTGTCTCGTTTTTATAGGGAAAGAAACTGCATTCTAATGGATGTCTGGGGAGCTGCCTAGGCGATCATGACATTATGTGTTTAAACGTTGCATAAATATGTAGAGGTTGGAGGAGTTTATGCTGATATATTCTGTTTTATGCAAGAATTACGTTGATGTCATAGAGATGATGACACACCAATAGACAGTGAGCCTCGCTTGGGATGACTTGCGTCAGGGGAACCAGAGGTACTTTGGAAAATAAAAAGGACACCATTTGGTGTCCTTTTTGAAATTCTCAGCGAAGAGAGATTATTTTTTGCCGCTGCTCAGCGCACCGAAACGCTTGTTGAAGCGATCTACACGACCACCGGTATCAACGACACGTTGTTTACCAGTATAGAATGGGTGACATTTGTCACAAACATCCAAGTGCAGGGAATCTTTGTTCAATGTAGTTTTGAATTCGAAAGCGTTGCCGCAAGAACATGTTGCGCTTACAACTTTGTATTCTGGGTGGATACCAGTTTTCATGGGAGAACCTCAAAATCGGGCCATGTCGCTATCCGGATCGTTGCCGGACACCACATGTCAGTTAATTATATCGTCTTACATCGGTTGTGATACGGGCATCCGTATCATCAAGGCGCGCTATATTAAAGAATCCATGAGCGGTGATCAACTAGTTTTGCTGTTATTTTCACCATTGTTATTGCTGTCTCGAATTTCACGATAGCTTCGATTAGACTGTGGTCCATGATTTTTACATCTGATGTTCAGTGATATGCATCCATCCATTGCCCGAGTGGCATTACCTGTCCCTTTAGATAAACAGTTCGACTATCTGATACCGGCGCATTGTCAGCCTGTGATCGGTGGACGGGTTTCAGTGCCGTTTGGGCGACAGACTTTGATTGGCATTGTGGTTGCGCTCGGACATGACTCTGATGTGAGTCATGATGTGCTGAAACCGATTCGCGCAGTGCTGGATGAGCAGCCAGTTTGGTCAGCCAGTCTGTTTCGACTATTTACTTGGTGCAGCCAATATTATCAATATCCACTCGGTGATACCTTGTCAAATGTGTTACCCGCGGCATTGAGAAAAGGAAAAGCCGCTGATTTTGCGACCTTGCGAGAGTGGTGCCTGACATCAGCCGGACGGGACAAGTTGATGCAGGGGCTCGGCCGAGCAGTCCAGCAGGCGAAGGTGTTGCGTTTGCTGGAAAACGGCACACAAAGTCATCAAGCATTACTCGATGAAGAGATCAGTCGTCAGGTCTTGAACACGCTTCAGGACAAAGGGTGGATTGACGCGATTGACAGAAAACCAGACCGTCAAAAGTGGCCTGAATTACTGGAAGACGAAGATGAAAAACCGCAACTGAATATGGAACAGTCCGTTGCGATTGCGACGATCAACAGCCAGCACGAATTTGGTTGCTACTTATTGGAAGGTGTCACTGGCTCGGGGAAAACAGAAGTCTACCTGAACTTGATTGCACCGGTCTTGAAGCAAGGAAAACAAGCCCTGGTTCTCGTGCCTGAAATTGGTTTAACCCCACAGACTATCCAGCGTTTTCGTTCACGTTTTATGGTGCCGGTGGTCGTCATGCATTCCGGGCTCAATGAGACCGAAAGACTGAATGCATGGTTGTCTGCCCGGGATGGTCATGCCGGTGTGATCATCGGAACGCGTTCTGCGCTGTTTACACCGTTTGCCGATTTGGGAATCATTATTGTTGATGAAGAACATGATGCTTCATACAAACAGCAGGATAGCTTACGTTATCATGCTCGGGATGTGGCCGTTATGCGCGCCAGCCTTGAACAGATTCCCATTGTTTTGGGTTCAGCGACGCCTGCACTGGAGACCTTACAAAATGCACTCAGTGGCAAATACCATCATTTGACTTTGACACAACGGGCTGGGGATGCTGTTCCGGCGACCAATCGGGTTCTGGATGTCAAAGGGCTCTACCTTGAAGGCGGACTGTCAGCCCCGTTGATTGCTGAAATGAGAAAGCATTTACAGGTTGGGAATCAGGTTTTGTTATTTCTCAACCGACGGGGGTACGCCCCCGTGCTGATGTGTCATGAGTGTGGCTGGGTCGCCCATTGTCAGCGCTGTGATGCACGTTATACCTATCATCAGGTGACACAGGAGCTGCGTTGTCACCACTGCGGTTCCCAGCGTCCGGTGTTGCATCAATGCCAGGATTGTGGCTCGACACAGATGGCGACGGTTGGTGTCGGGACTGAGCAATTGGAAACACAACTGGCGGAGATCTTCCCCCAATATCGAACTATCCGGATTGATCGGGACAGTACTCGGAGAAAAGGCACGCTGGAATCGGCTCTCAATGCCGTTCATCGGGGGGAATATCATATTTTAATCGGGACGCAGATGCTGGCAAAAGGTCATCATTTTCCGCGAGTGACACTGGTTGGCTTGCTGGATGTTGACAGTGCGTTGTACAGTCATGATTTTCGGGCATCGGAACGATTGGCACAGCTGTTTATTCAGGTTGCCGGTCGTGCCGGACGCGCCAGCCAGCCCGGTGAAGTTATTCTTCAGACGCATCACCCAGAGCACAGTTTATTGCAGGCATTGCTCAACAAGGATTACCGTCACTTTGCCATGAGCGCGTTACATGAGCGGAAACTGGCATTATTACCTCCTTTCAGTTACTTGACTTTATTTAAAGCCGAATCAAATCAAGCCGAGCTTGGTGAAGATTTTCTCAGACAGGTGAGGCAGACTTTGGAAGTTCACCCCTTGTTTGATCATGCAACCTGCACGGTTTTAGGACCATCTCCGGCACCGATGGCGAAACGAGCCGGGAAATATCGCTGGCAGCTATTGCTCCAAACGATGAGTCGCCCGATGATGCAAAAACTGTTGATGAGTGCTAAACCTGTCATTCAACGCTTACCACTCGCGGGGAAAGTGCGTTGGTCGCTCGATGTTGAACCACATGATTTGTCGTAATCCCCCACTCTCTATCCGGTAAGTCGGAAGTTCATTGGCGTGGATTGAGATTTTTGTCGCGATATAAAACCTATGTATCGTGATCTATTTCTCGTTTATGATGTAAGAAGTGTTAAATAGACCGTAACTTTATCCGTAGAAATGCTTAAACTGTGAAAGCACATACATCAAGCTCTTGATAGATATATCAAAAATATGTGCAATCAATCAGTTTTATAGCAAATACTATTTTGAAAGAGGGTTTTAATGTATGGCGACAATGAAGGATGTTGCTCAACTAGCGGGAGTGTCGACCGCGACCGTATCTAGGGCATTGATGAATCCCGAAAAAGTGTCGCCTACGACAAGAAAACGGGTTGAAGATGCAGTCCTTGAAGCCGGATATTCTCCGAATTCACTGGCACGAAATTTAAGACGTAACGAATCAAAGACGATTGTTGCGATTGTTCCTGATATCTGTGATCCGTATTTTACTGAAATAATCCGGGGTATTGAGGATGCTGCTGTCGAGCATGGTTATTTAGTGCTACTTGGTGATAGCGGACAACAGAAGAAACGCGAAAGTTCTTTTGTTAATCTGGTCTTTACCAAACAAGCCGATGGCATGTTACTCCTTGGTACCGATTTACCATTTGATGCCAGTAAGTCAGAACAGAAAAATTTACCTCCGATGGTGATGGCCTGTGAGTATGCACCGGAGCTGGAATTGCCGACCGTCCATATAGATAATCTGACTTCTGCGTTTGAAGTGGTCAATTATCTCACTCAGATGGGCCATAAAAAGATTGGTGAGATTGCCGGCCCCGATTCAGCGGCTTTGTGTCATTTCCGTCATCAGGGATATATGCAGGCTTTAAGACGTGCCGGTATTACGATAAATCCTGCGTATCATTACAAAGGTGATTTCAGTTTTGAAGCGGGTGTGAAAGCGATTCGGCTCCTTTTAGGGTTGTCTGAGCCTCCGGGGGCTGTTTTCTGCCACAATGACATGATGGCTATCGGTGCCATTCAGGAAGCAAAACGCCTGGGTGTCAGAGTGCCTCAGGACCTGTCGGTGGTTGGTTTCGATGATATCAACTTTGCTCAGTATTGTGATCCACCATTAACGACTGTCTCTCAGCCTCGGTATGAGATTGGCCGTCAGGCGATGCTGATGATGTTAGAGGTGCTCCGGGGGCACGATGTTCGGGCGGGCTCTCGTTTGCTGGAAACAAAACTGGTGATACGAGAAAGTGTTGCTTCTCCTCGCGGATAACGCTGCGTGGGTGACATTGGCAACCTCAAGAATGCTGATGTGTCTTGTGCTCAGAGTTGTGCTTCCGCATGGTCTTCTTTAACATACAGTCATTGTTTGTAAGGTAAGCATAATTTAGTGGCTAATAAAGACTATGTGAAACGGGGCAGTGCAGCAAAGAAAACTGCGCGTAAAACCCCGAAGAAGCGCCC
It includes:
- the cytR gene encoding DNA-binding transcriptional regulator CytR, yielding MATMKDVAQLAGVSTATVSRALMNPEKVSPTTRKRVEDAVLEAGYSPNSLARNLRRNESKTIVAIVPDICDPYFTEIIRGIEDAAVEHGYLVLLGDSGQQKKRESSFVNLVFTKQADGMLLLGTDLPFDASKSEQKNLPPMVMACEYAPELELPTVHIDNLTSAFEVVNYLTQMGHKKIGEIAGPDSAALCHFRHQGYMQALRRAGITINPAYHYKGDFSFEAGVKAIRLLLGLSEPPGAVFCHNDMMAIGAIQEAKRLGVRVPQDLSVVGFDDINFAQYCDPPLTTVSQPRYEIGRQAMLMMLEVLRGHDVRAGSRLLETKLVIRESVASPRG
- the rpmE gene encoding 50S ribosomal protein L31, with protein sequence MKTGIHPEYKVVSATCSCGNAFEFKTTLNKDSLHLDVCDKCHPFYTGKQRVVDTGGRVDRFNKRFGALSSGKK
- the priA gene encoding primosomal protein N' gives rise to the protein MHPSIARVALPVPLDKQFDYLIPAHCQPVIGGRVSVPFGRQTLIGIVVALGHDSDVSHDVLKPIRAVLDEQPVWSASLFRLFTWCSQYYQYPLGDTLSNVLPAALRKGKAADFATLREWCLTSAGRDKLMQGLGRAVQQAKVLRLLENGTQSHQALLDEEISRQVLNTLQDKGWIDAIDRKPDRQKWPELLEDEDEKPQLNMEQSVAIATINSQHEFGCYLLEGVTGSGKTEVYLNLIAPVLKQGKQALVLVPEIGLTPQTIQRFRSRFMVPVVVMHSGLNETERLNAWLSARDGHAGVIIGTRSALFTPFADLGIIIVDEEHDASYKQQDSLRYHARDVAVMRASLEQIPIVLGSATPALETLQNALSGKYHHLTLTQRAGDAVPATNRVLDVKGLYLEGGLSAPLIAEMRKHLQVGNQVLLFLNRRGYAPVLMCHECGWVAHCQRCDARYTYHQVTQELRCHHCGSQRPVLHQCQDCGSTQMATVGVGTEQLETQLAEIFPQYRTIRIDRDSTRRKGTLESALNAVHRGEYHILIGTQMLAKGHHFPRVTLVGLLDVDSALYSHDFRASERLAQLFIQVAGRAGRASQPGEVILQTHHPEHSLLQALLNKDYRHFAMSALHERKLALLPPFSYLTLFKAESNQAELGEDFLRQVRQTLEVHPLFDHATCTVLGPSPAPMAKRAGKYRWQLLLQTMSRPMMQKLLMSAKPVIQRLPLAGKVRWSLDVEPHDLS